TCTTATCTTTCATTTTAATAATGACACAAGATGCAATCCGTTCTGACCTGTTGACCTGCTTTTATTCCCGGAATGTTGTTTTCTGCAGAATAATTGTTTTTTTTGTGGCAGTTGATACACCATTTCATGGTAAAGTCTCCTTTCTGAATGCGCACATCTGCCGGATCAGTATGGCAGTCAATGCATTCGAATCCACCACTTATTGTATGTAGTGCATGGTCGAAATGAACATGACGGGACAGCCGGTATCCTGTTTCCCACTCAATATCCATGTTTTTTTCCACCAGTTTTAAAAGTTTTGAAATTTCTTTCTCACCTGTCTTTTCTCCTTTTCTGATGTAGTTATGACATTTCATGCAATGTGTGGCGGTCGGAAGGTTGGCTGTTTTCATGCTTAATGAGGAGACATGGCAGTAAACACAGTTTATCTGATAATCCTCGTAATGTTGCTGATGGCTGAAGTCTATCGTTGTTCGGGTTGCAGAGAATTGCTTTAGAATATAAAGTTTCCGGTAGTAATTATTTGCGGAAACCAACATAATGGTTACCAATAAAACAAGTAGTGTAACATAAAAACTTAAAGGAATCATATTTAAGAACCTGACAAAAGCAGGAAGCAAAGGTATATCTTTGCCTGCTCTTGATCTGCAAAGGATTAGAACAAGAAAGAGTAAAAAAAACATTAAAAACAATGAAGCAGATAGCAGGAGTAAAAGCGGTATTTTTACGCCACGCTGTTGAGTGGATGGCGATTTGCGTGTCAAGGCCTTTTCAGCAACCGGAATATAGTTTTCTATATAATTGATAATCAATACAATCTCGCTGTCTGATAAGCTTGTTGCCGGCATATTGACTTCTTTAAACTCCCTGAATATCCTGACAGCCTGCGGATCATTGGCCTCAATCATTTCAGCAGAATTCCGGATAAATCTGATCAGCCAATCTTTTGTCCTTCTCTCAGAAATGCCTTTCAGGTCGGGGCCGGTTAATACACGTCCGATTTCGTGACAGCTTGCGCAATTCTCACGAAAGAGAATTTTTCCTGCTGAATCAGATAAATTTTCAGCAGCTAAGCCATCTAACTGACACAGGTTGAACAAAATAATCCCGAAAAAGCATAAAATATGGCGTCTTTTCAAAGCTGAAAATTTACATGCGAAAATAGAGAAGTTAAAAATTCTGAAAATTTTTATTGTTAAAAATGAGTTCAAATTCAGACTCCTTCTTAGTTGTTTGATAATGAAAGATTTATAAATTATCTATTTAAATGACTGAGTAAATTTTTGACCATTGACAAAAATCTTTATCACCACGGGAAAAAAATCAAAAATTTTTTTACGCTTTTGGAAAATTATATTAGATTTGCAAAGTGAATAAACCTGTAAAAGGTCAAAGTGTTTTTAAATTTGATGGTAAAATTGTAAACCCTTAATTGATAATTATATGAGAAAAGTCGTTACACTGTTTATTTTTGCATTGCTCAGCTGGGTGAG
The sequence above is drawn from the Sphingobacteriales bacterium genome and encodes:
- a CDS encoding c-type cytochrome; the encoded protein is MKRRHILCFFGIILFNLCQLDGLAAENLSDSAGKILFRENCASCHEIGRVLTGPDLKGISERRTKDWLIRFIRNSAEMIEANDPQAVRIFREFKEVNMPATSLSDSEIVLIINYIENYIPVAEKALTRKSPSTQQRGVKIPLLLLLSASLFLMFFLLFLVLILCRSRAGKDIPLLPAFVRFLNMIPLSFYVTLLVLLVTIMLVSANNYYRKLYILKQFSATRTTIDFSHQQHYEDYQINCVYCHVSSLSMKTANLPTATHCMKCHNYIRKGEKTGEKEISKLLKLVEKNMDIEWETGYRLSRHVHFDHALHTISGGFECIDCHTDPADVRIQKGDFTMKWCINCHKKNNYSAENNIPGIKAGQQVRTDCILCHY